A DNA window from Pedomonas mirosovicensis contains the following coding sequences:
- the radA gene encoding DNA repair protein RadA: MAKPQTRYVCQSCGSIQSKWMGQCPDCQGWNTLEQDAAPTVTPFTAKHSLRSGGRRIELASLSSDIEPAPRRPVGMAEFDRVLGGGLVPGCAVLIGGDPGIGKSTILLQAAARIAEKGGSVVYISGEEAVDQVRMRADRLGVAQMPVQLGSATAVRDILTTLESQPAPTLLVIDSIQTLYSDQLEAAPGTVSQVRAAAHELIRYAKTSGASLVLVGHVTKDGQIAGPRVLEHMVDTVLYFEGERSHAFRILRAVKNRFGGTDEIGVFEMGEKGLVEVTNPSALFLTDRDRPVAGSVVFAGVEGTRPVLVEMQALVVRVPSGATPRRAVVGWDSGRLSMILAVLEARCGLAFSGHEVYLNVAGGLRISEPAADMAVAAALVSALVDRPMPNDLVAYGEIALSGEIRPVSQSAARLKEAAKLGFTRAFVPPRSNSGREIATVEFTSLAGLVDHLTAGL; the protein is encoded by the coding sequence ATGGCCAAACCGCAAACCCGCTACGTCTGCCAATCGTGCGGCTCCATCCAGTCCAAGTGGATGGGCCAGTGCCCGGACTGTCAGGGCTGGAACACGCTTGAGCAGGACGCGGCCCCCACCGTCACGCCGTTCACCGCCAAGCACAGCCTGCGCTCGGGCGGGCGGCGGATCGAACTGGCGAGCCTGTCCAGCGACATCGAGCCCGCGCCCCGCCGTCCCGTCGGCATGGCGGAGTTCGACCGGGTGCTGGGCGGCGGCCTTGTGCCCGGCTGCGCGGTGCTGATCGGCGGCGACCCCGGCATCGGCAAGTCCACCATCCTCCTGCAAGCCGCCGCCCGCATTGCGGAGAAGGGCGGCTCGGTCGTCTACATCTCGGGCGAGGAGGCGGTGGATCAGGTCCGCATGCGCGCCGACCGGCTGGGCGTTGCCCAGATGCCGGTGCAGCTGGGTTCGGCGACGGCGGTGCGGGACATCCTCACCACCCTTGAGTCGCAGCCTGCCCCCACCCTGCTCGTGATCGATTCGATCCAGACGCTTTATTCCGACCAGCTGGAGGCCGCCCCCGGCACGGTCAGCCAGGTGCGCGCCGCCGCCCATGAGCTGATCCGCTACGCCAAGACCTCGGGCGCGTCGCTGGTACTCGTCGGCCACGTCACCAAGGACGGGCAGATCGCCGGTCCCCGCGTGCTCGAACACATGGTCGATACCGTGCTCTACTTCGAGGGCGAGCGCAGCCATGCCTTCCGCATCCTGCGCGCGGTGAAGAATCGCTTCGGCGGCACGGACGAGATCGGCGTGTTCGAGATGGGGGAGAAGGGCCTCGTTGAAGTCACCAACCCCTCCGCCCTGTTCCTGACGGACCGGGACCGGCCCGTTGCCGGCTCCGTCGTCTTCGCGGGCGTTGAGGGCACGCGGCCGGTGCTCGTCGAAATGCAGGCTCTGGTGGTGCGGGTGCCGTCGGGCGCCACACCCCGGCGCGCCGTCGTCGGCTGGGATTCGGGCCGCCTCTCCATGATTCTCGCCGTGCTGGAGGCACGCTGCGGCCTCGCCTTCTCCGGGCACGAGGTCTACCTCAACGTCGCGGGCGGTCTCAGGATCAGCGAGCCGGCGGCGGACATGGCGGTGGCCGCCGCCCTCGTCTCGGCGCTGGTGGACCGTCCTATGCCAAACGATCTCGTCGCTTATGGCGAAATCGCGCTGTCGGGGGAGATTCGCCCCGTGTCTCAAAGCGCCGCCCGCCTCAAGGAGGCCGCCAAGCTCGGCTTCACCCGCGCTTTTGTGCCGCCTCGTAGCAACAGTGGGCGCGAAATTGCCACGGTTGAGTTCACCAGCCTCGCCGGGCTGGTTGACCACCTCACCGCTGGGCTTTAA
- the cysS gene encoding cysteine--tRNA ligase has protein sequence MALTLYNTLTRTKEDFVPADEKRVTMYVCGPTVYSRAHIGNARPPVVFDVLFRLLRRQYGESHVVYARNITDVDDKINAASKAQQVPIKTITDKFEALYLEDMGALGVIRPTMDPHATTHIPQMIEMIQRLIEGGFAYEAEGHVLFNVPTYPDYGRLSNRNRDDMIAGARVEVAPYKRDPADFVLWKPSSDDLPGWESPWGRGRPGWHIECSAMIRAHLGDSIDIHAGGQDLIFPHHENEIAQSVCATGHRLARYWLHNGFLSIDSEKMSKSIGNILLVSEILAGGVPGEVVRFALLSAHYRQPLDWNDALIDQSRRTLDRLYGLLRGANVEAAAEPPASVVEALEDDLNTPLALAALAKLADERDLAGLKAGAALLGLLQQDAEEWFTGARADAAIDAAAIEAKIAERAAAKKARDFATADRIRDELKAAGVALEDGPQGTTWKWA, from the coding sequence ATGGCACTGACGCTCTACAACACGCTCACGCGCACCAAGGAAGACTTCGTCCCCGCCGATGAGAAGCGGGTGACGATGTATGTCTGCGGCCCCACGGTCTATTCGCGGGCGCACATCGGCAACGCCCGCCCGCCCGTGGTGTTCGACGTGCTGTTCCGCCTGCTCCGCCGCCAATACGGCGAGAGCCACGTGGTCTACGCCCGCAACATCACGGACGTGGACGACAAGATCAACGCCGCCTCCAAGGCGCAGCAGGTGCCCATCAAGACCATCACGGACAAGTTCGAGGCCCTGTACCTTGAGGACATGGGGGCTCTCGGCGTCATCCGCCCGACGATGGACCCGCACGCCACCACCCACATCCCGCAGATGATCGAGATGATCCAGCGGTTGATCGAGGGCGGCTTCGCCTACGAGGCCGAGGGCCATGTGCTGTTCAACGTGCCCACCTATCCGGACTACGGCCGCCTCTCCAACCGCAACCGGGACGACATGATCGCCGGGGCCCGCGTGGAAGTGGCTCCCTACAAGCGCGACCCAGCCGACTTCGTGCTGTGGAAGCCCTCAAGCGATGACCTGCCGGGCTGGGAAAGCCCTTGGGGCCGTGGCCGCCCCGGCTGGCATATCGAGTGCTCGGCCATGATCCGCGCCCACCTGGGCGACAGCATCGACATTCACGCGGGCGGGCAGGACCTGATCTTCCCGCACCACGAGAACGAGATCGCCCAGTCCGTCTGCGCCACCGGCCACCGGCTGGCGCGCTACTGGCTGCACAACGGTTTCCTGTCGATCGACTCGGAGAAGATGTCCAAGTCCATCGGCAACATCCTCCTGGTGTCGGAGATTCTGGCTGGCGGCGTGCCCGGCGAGGTCGTCCGCTTCGCCCTGCTTTCTGCCCATTACCGCCAGCCGCTGGATTGGAACGACGCGCTCATCGACCAGTCACGCCGCACGCTCGATCGGCTCTATGGCCTGCTGCGCGGGGCAAACGTCGAAGCCGCTGCCGAACCTCCGGCCTCCGTGGTCGAGGCGCTGGAGGATGATCTCAACACCCCGCTCGCCCTCGCCGCGCTGGCGAAGCTGGCGGACGAGCGCGACCTTGCCGGTCTCAAGGCCGGCGCTGCCCTTCTCGGCCTCCTGCAGCAGGACGCGGAGGAGTGGTTCACCGGGGCTCGTGCCGACGCCGCCATCGATGCCGCCGCCATCGAGGCGAAGATCGCCGAGCGCGCGGCCGCCAAGAAGGCGCGGGACTTCGCCACCGCCGACCGCATCCGCGATGAACTGAAGGCGGCAGGCGTGGCGCTCGAGGACGGCCCCCAAGGCACCACCTGGAAGTGGGCCTGA
- a CDS encoding xanthine dehydrogenase family protein molybdopterin-binding subunit — MLAKHLEMGQGTWSGLATIVAEELDADWSQMRAEGAPARVPDYANLAFGTIQGTGGSTAMFNSWEQLRKAGATARAMLVSAAARKWGAQPSEITVERGVVRHAASGKQATFGELATLASSETVPATVPLKDPKDFTLVGKRIHRLDNNAKTDGTAVYGIDMAPEGTMTAVIQRAPRFGGKVKSFDAAAARAVPGVVDVVQVPSGVAVVAKNTFAAIKGREALTVEWDETAAEKRGTAELTAEYRKLAEAGGGMLVGETGKPAEAMASAAKVVEATFEFPFLAHASMEPMTGWGRLTKDGAELAGGFQFHTIDQGNVAKVLGLAPEKVNLTTIVSGGSFGRRANFQSDWVVEIANILKATGGKYPVRLVWTREDDVTGGYYRPMAVHKVKAGLSASGDVVAWDQTIVHQSILAGTPFSPADKPDGAAVEGNVLEQYALPAARVTWVAPKVGVPVLWWRSVGHTHNAYVKEVMIDQLAEAAGQDPVAFRLKLLEKHPRIAGVLKLAAEKAGWGKPLPKGRYRGVAVQESFRSYVAQVAEISYDGKDFRVERVVCAVDCGIAINPDIVAAQMEGGIGFGLGAALSSAITLADGAVEQTNFDSYQVLRMSGSPREVEVHILPSAEAPHRRRRAGRAAHRPGRGQRPCRRHRQALLQAAVRRPSSGLIERPA, encoded by the coding sequence GTGCTCGCCAAGCACCTGGAGATGGGCCAGGGCACCTGGTCGGGCCTCGCCACCATCGTGGCGGAGGAGCTGGACGCCGACTGGTCCCAGATGCGGGCCGAGGGCGCGCCTGCCCGCGTGCCGGATTATGCCAACCTCGCCTTCGGCACGATTCAGGGCACGGGCGGCTCCACCGCCATGTTCAACTCGTGGGAGCAGCTCCGCAAGGCCGGCGCCACCGCGCGGGCCATGCTGGTCAGCGCCGCCGCCCGCAAGTGGGGCGCGCAGCCGTCGGAAATCACGGTGGAGCGCGGCGTCGTCCGCCACGCCGCCTCAGGCAAGCAGGCCACCTTCGGCGAACTGGCGACCCTCGCTTCCAGCGAGACGGTGCCCGCCACCGTCCCCCTCAAGGACCCGAAGGACTTCACGCTGGTGGGCAAGCGCATCCACCGGCTGGACAACAACGCCAAGACCGACGGCACGGCGGTCTACGGCATCGACATGGCGCCCGAGGGCACCATGACGGCCGTCATCCAGCGCGCGCCCCGCTTCGGCGGCAAGGTGAAGAGCTTCGATGCCGCGGCGGCCAGGGCCGTGCCCGGCGTCGTTGATGTGGTGCAGGTGCCAAGCGGCGTCGCCGTCGTCGCAAAGAACACCTTCGCCGCCATCAAGGGCCGGGAAGCGCTCACCGTCGAGTGGGATGAAACCGCCGCCGAGAAGCGCGGCACCGCCGAACTCACCGCCGAGTACCGCAAGCTGGCCGAGGCCGGGGGCGGCATGCTCGTCGGCGAGACCGGCAAGCCCGCCGAGGCGATGGCCTCCGCCGCCAAGGTGGTCGAGGCCACGTTCGAGTTCCCCTTCCTCGCCCATGCGTCCATGGAGCCGATGACCGGCTGGGGCCGCCTCACCAAAGACGGCGCCGAGCTGGCCGGCGGCTTCCAGTTCCACACCATAGACCAGGGCAACGTGGCCAAGGTGCTGGGCCTCGCGCCGGAGAAGGTCAACCTCACCACCATCGTCTCGGGCGGCAGCTTCGGCCGGCGCGCCAACTTCCAGTCCGACTGGGTGGTGGAGATCGCCAACATCCTCAAGGCGACCGGCGGCAAGTATCCGGTGCGCCTCGTCTGGACCCGCGAGGACGACGTGACCGGCGGCTACTATCGCCCCATGGCCGTTCACAAGGTGAAGGCGGGCCTCTCCGCCTCCGGCGACGTGGTGGCGTGGGACCAGACCATCGTTCATCAGTCCATCCTCGCCGGAACGCCCTTCTCACCCGCCGACAAGCCGGACGGCGCGGCGGTCGAGGGCAACGTGCTGGAGCAGTACGCCCTGCCCGCCGCCCGCGTCACCTGGGTCGCCCCCAAGGTCGGCGTGCCGGTGCTGTGGTGGCGCTCGGTCGGCCACACCCACAACGCCTACGTGAAAGAGGTGATGATCGACCAGCTGGCCGAGGCCGCCGGGCAGGACCCGGTCGCCTTCCGCCTCAAGCTGCTGGAGAAGCACCCGCGCATCGCGGGCGTCCTCAAGCTCGCCGCCGAGAAGGCGGGCTGGGGCAAGCCGCTGCCGAAGGGTCGCTACCGGGGCGTCGCGGTGCAGGAGTCGTTCCGCTCCTACGTCGCGCAGGTGGCCGAGATCAGCTATGACGGCAAGGACTTCCGCGTCGAGCGAGTCGTCTGCGCCGTGGACTGCGGCATCGCCATCAACCCGGACATCGTTGCCGCCCAGATGGAAGGCGGCATCGGCTTCGGCCTGGGCGCGGCGCTCTCCAGCGCCATCACCCTGGCCGATGGCGCGGTCGAGCAGACCAACTTCGACAGCTACCAGGTGCTCCGCATGAGCGGCAGCCCGCGCGAGGTGGAGGTGCACATCCTCCCCTCCGCCGAAGCCCCCCACCGGCGTCGGCGAGCCGGGCGTGCCGCCCATCGCCCCGGCCGTGGCCAACGCCCTTGCCGCCGCCACCGGCAAGCGCTTCTACAAGCTGCCGTTCGCCGACCAAGTTCTGGCCTGATCGAACGACCAGCCTGA
- the alr gene encoding alanine racemase yields the protein MTMPPASRLRLSVDLDALGSNYRALARLAGPAACAAAVKAECYGLGLEQPARRLWAEGCRDFFVATLPEAAQLRALLPEARIHVLNGVLEGEVAAFRALSAQPVLNTPEQVALWRQAGGERPADLMLDTGMNRLGVRPEEVAGLDLSGLNLDIALSHFACADEPGHPLTRRQADRFAALSAGLPARRRSLANSAGIVEAPAALFDLARPGIALYGGVVHPALEGVLRPVAKAEAQVIQVKTVPAGETVGYNATWAAAAPTRLATLAIGYADGYLRGFSSRGQVVVRGVRCPVVGRVSMDLVTADISAVPAVQPGDWATLLGDGIPLAEAALWSGLSQYELLTLLGHRYERHYCAERPAVRETEAPHPEAPEHEARVTL from the coding sequence ATGACCATGCCTCCCGCCTCCCGCCTGCGCCTCAGCGTCGATCTGGACGCGCTTGGCAGCAATTACCGCGCTCTGGCGCGGCTTGCGGGGCCTGCGGCGTGCGCCGCCGCCGTGAAGGCGGAGTGCTACGGCCTGGGGCTGGAGCAACCCGCCCGCCGTTTGTGGGCGGAAGGCTGCCGGGATTTCTTCGTTGCCACCTTGCCCGAGGCGGCGCAGCTGCGCGCCCTGCTGCCGGAGGCGCGCATCCACGTGCTGAACGGCGTGCTGGAGGGGGAAGTGGCGGCCTTCCGCGCCCTGAGCGCCCAGCCCGTGCTGAACACGCCCGAGCAGGTCGCCTTGTGGCGGCAGGCGGGCGGCGAGCGGCCTGCCGACCTGATGCTCGATACCGGCATGAACCGCCTCGGGGTGCGCCCAGAGGAAGTTGCCGGGCTCGACCTCTCAGGGCTCAACCTCGACATTGCGCTGAGCCACTTCGCCTGCGCGGATGAGCCGGGCCACCCCCTCACCCGCCGTCAGGCAGACAGGTTCGCCGCCCTGTCCGCAGGCCTGCCCGCCCGTCGCCGCAGCCTTGCCAACTCGGCTGGCATCGTGGAGGCGCCCGCTGCCCTCTTCGATCTCGCCCGCCCCGGCATCGCCCTTTACGGCGGCGTGGTTCACCCGGCACTGGAAGGCGTCCTCCGGCCCGTGGCAAAGGCCGAGGCGCAGGTCATCCAGGTAAAGACCGTACCCGCCGGCGAGACGGTCGGCTACAACGCCACCTGGGCCGCTGCCGCCCCCACCCGCCTCGCCACCCTGGCGATCGGCTATGCGGATGGCTACCTGCGCGGCTTCTCCAGCCGGGGCCAGGTTGTGGTGCGCGGCGTGCGCTGCCCGGTTGTCGGGCGCGTCTCGATGGATCTGGTCACGGCCGATATCAGCGCCGTGCCTGCCGTCCAGCCGGGGGACTGGGCAACGCTGCTGGGCGATGGCATCCCTCTGGCTGAGGCTGCGCTCTGGTCGGGTTTGTCGCAATACGAGTTGCTTACCCTGTTGGGCCACCGCTATGAGCGGCATTATTGTGCTGAACGTCCAGCTGTTCGGGAAACCGAGGCGCCACACCCTGAAGCGCCGGAACATGAGGCAAGAGTGACCCTGTGA
- a CDS encoding 6-pyruvoyl trahydropterin synthase family protein has product MPYEITKGFLFDAAHQLASNVTPGHIYAGVHGHSFEAELAFVGEPDPETGWVKDLGEIDRVLNAIRDQLDHKYLNEVPGLEKPTLENICAWIWDRVKPSLPELTRVTIRRGSFREGCTYTGPAA; this is encoded by the coding sequence ATGCCCTACGAAATCACCAAAGGCTTCCTGTTCGACGCCGCCCACCAGCTGGCGTCCAATGTCACGCCCGGCCACATCTATGCCGGCGTGCACGGCCATTCGTTCGAGGCCGAACTGGCCTTCGTGGGCGAGCCAGACCCCGAAACCGGCTGGGTGAAGGACCTGGGCGAGATCGACCGCGTCCTGAACGCCATCCGCGACCAGCTCGACCACAAGTACCTCAACGAGGTGCCCGGCTTGGAGAAGCCGACGCTCGAGAACATCTGCGCCTGGATCTGGGACCGCGTAAAACCCTCCCTGCCCGAGCTGACCCGCGTCACCATCCGTCGCGGCTCCTTCCGCGAGGGCTGCACCTATACCGGCCCCGCCGCCTGA
- a CDS encoding CvpA family protein — protein MTAFDIFFFVIVGLSGLYGISRGLVMEVLSVGAWVAAIIALKFLFTPVSEWMRQSIGSDAGGDLAALVLIILVTVALVRLIGMSLSRRVKGSALAPIDRLGGGGFGVLRGLIVICFIYMFLGLFLDRHQLPNWIGEAKTHGVVETSSDALSNFIGWVRNDHSHAGDYDFSAGVIDPDAPLLEDDGYTDQQRRELNELFQKSSDSEVKI, from the coding sequence ATGACTGCGTTCGACATCTTCTTCTTTGTGATCGTCGGGCTTTCGGGCCTGTACGGCATCAGCCGCGGGCTGGTGATGGAGGTCCTGTCCGTTGGGGCATGGGTTGCGGCGATTATCGCCCTCAAGTTCCTCTTCACCCCCGTGTCGGAGTGGATGCGCCAGTCCATCGGCAGCGACGCCGGCGGCGATCTGGCAGCGCTGGTCCTCATCATCCTCGTCACTGTGGCGCTGGTGCGCCTCATCGGCATGAGTCTGTCCCGCCGGGTCAAGGGCTCGGCGCTTGCGCCCATCGATCGGCTGGGCGGCGGCGGCTTCGGCGTGCTGCGCGGCCTCATCGTCATCTGCTTCATCTACATGTTCCTGGGGCTGTTCCTCGACCGGCATCAGCTTCCCAACTGGATCGGTGAGGCCAAGACCCACGGCGTTGTGGAAACCTCCAGCGATGCCCTGTCGAACTTCATCGGCTGGGTGCGGAACGATCACAGCCACGCGGGCGACTATGACTTCAGCGCCGGCGTGATCGATCCTGATGCCCCGCTCCTTGAGGACGACGGCTACACCGACCAGCAGCGCCGGGAGCTGAACGAGCTGTTCCAGAAAAGCTCGGACTCGGAAGTTAAAATCTGA
- a CDS encoding MlaE family ABC transporter permease: MTLIIDFLSIIGRVFLAGLASIGRLAKFAGLAISHIVRPPFYFGRMVEQMLSIGYFSLPVVGLTAFFTGAALAQQIFVGGSRFNAESAVAAVTVIAMVRELGPVLGGLMVAGRVSSSMAAELGTMRVTEQIDAMTTLSTDPFKYLIVPRIVAAVIVMPLLTLVANIIGVLGGFLIATERLGFNPANYLKVTQQYLEADDVISSLVKAAVFGLVIALMGCYHGFKSTGGAAGVGRATTNAVVSAFILILFSNLVITVLVFGS, translated from the coding sequence GTGACCCTGATCATTGACTTCCTGTCGATCATAGGCCGGGTGTTCCTGGCCGGGCTCGCATCGATCGGCCGCCTGGCGAAGTTCGCCGGGCTTGCCATCAGCCATATCGTGCGCCCGCCCTTCTATTTCGGCCGCATGGTCGAACAGATGCTCTCCATCGGCTACTTTTCGCTGCCGGTGGTTGGCCTCACCGCCTTCTTCACCGGCGCGGCGCTGGCCCAGCAGATCTTCGTCGGCGGCTCGCGCTTCAACGCCGAAAGCGCGGTGGCGGCGGTCACGGTCATCGCCATGGTGCGCGAGCTGGGCCCGGTGCTCGGCGGCCTCATGGTCGCGGGCCGGGTTTCCTCCTCCATGGCGGCGGAGCTGGGCACCATGCGCGTCACCGAGCAGATCGACGCCATGACCACCCTCTCCACCGATCCCTTCAAGTATCTCATCGTGCCGCGCATCGTGGCAGCGGTGATCGTGATGCCGCTCTTGACGCTGGTCGCCAACATCATCGGCGTTCTGGGCGGCTTTCTCATCGCCACCGAGCGGCTGGGCTTCAACCCGGCCAACTACCTCAAGGTCACCCAGCAGTATCTTGAAGCCGACGACGTGATCTCCTCGCTGGTCAAGGCGGCGGTGTTCGGCCTCGTCATCGCGCTGATGGGCTGCTACCACGGCTTCAAATCCACCGGCGGCGCTGCGGGCGTCGGCCGCGCCACCACCAACGCGGTGGTCTCGGCCTTCATCCTCATCCTGTTCTCAAACCTTGTCATCACGGTTCTGGTCTTCGGCTCATGA
- a CDS encoding DUF4145 domain-containing protein: MASFNWTCPYCQRAQTVVPARFDDINVPITVGKTAEGTISGCISAIACSNPACNKTTISFSVRKNRGPNLNHTIISDYPALFSRQVLPEGSAKPQPDYIPAPLVEDYVEACLIREMSPKAAATLARRCIQGMIRDFCKITKSRLVDEINALRDAVNLGNGPAGVTIETVEAIDHVRSIGNIGAHMEKDINLIVPVDSGEAQALIELIEMLFEEWYVARHTRQQKLAEISKIGTEKKQLIADGQAETKALAAPLPEKAALQ, translated from the coding sequence ATGGCAAGTTTCAATTGGACATGCCCTTATTGCCAGCGAGCCCAAACGGTTGTTCCGGCTCGATTCGATGATATTAATGTGCCAATAACCGTAGGCAAAACTGCTGAAGGCACGATTAGCGGGTGCATTTCAGCGATTGCATGCTCTAACCCTGCATGTAATAAAACTACTATAAGTTTTTCGGTACGAAAAAATAGAGGCCCCAATCTTAATCACACCATCATTTCAGATTATCCAGCACTCTTCTCAAGACAAGTGCTTCCCGAAGGTTCAGCCAAGCCTCAACCAGACTATATTCCTGCACCATTGGTTGAGGATTACGTAGAAGCCTGTTTAATCCGGGAAATGAGCCCCAAAGCTGCGGCAACACTCGCACGCCGCTGCATTCAAGGAATGATCCGTGACTTCTGCAAAATTACAAAGAGCCGACTGGTTGACGAAATCAACGCTCTTCGAGATGCCGTAAATTTGGGCAATGGACCGGCGGGTGTAACCATCGAGACCGTCGAAGCCATCGATCATGTGCGCTCAATCGGGAACATTGGTGCACACATGGAAAAGGACATAAACTTGATTGTCCCGGTTGATTCCGGAGAAGCTCAAGCGCTGATTGAGTTAATCGAAATGTTGTTTGAAGAATGGTATGTAGCTCGACACACGCGTCAGCAAAAACTAGCTGAAATCAGCAAAATAGGCACCGAAAAGAAGCAACTAATTGCGGATGGCCAGGCTGAAACGAAAGCCTTGGCCGCGCCTTTGCCTGAAAAGGCAGCATTGCAATAA
- a CDS encoding iron-sulfur cluster assembly scaffold protein: MSDQLYNTRILRLAASIPHQERLEAPQATVQKVSPICGSRVTVDLSLEDGRIARFGQEVRACALGQAAASLVGRGVIGRSVAELAALRDAMRAFLAGSAIDWATFENGRWADLEIFAPAVAFKSRHGSILLAFEASAEAALEAEAKAQAAA, encoded by the coding sequence ATGTCCGACCAGCTTTACAACACCCGCATCCTGCGCCTCGCTGCTTCCATCCCCCATCAGGAGCGGCTGGAAGCGCCGCAAGCCACGGTGCAGAAGGTCAGCCCCATCTGCGGCAGCCGCGTAACCGTGGACCTGTCGCTGGAAGACGGGCGCATCGCCCGCTTCGGGCAGGAAGTGCGGGCCTGCGCGCTGGGTCAGGCCGCCGCCTCGCTCGTCGGGCGCGGTGTCATCGGCCGCTCGGTCGCGGAACTCGCCGCGCTGCGGGATGCCATGCGCGCCTTCCTTGCAGGTAGCGCCATCGATTGGGCCACCTTCGAGAACGGCCGCTGGGCGGATCTGGAGATTTTCGCGCCCGCCGTCGCCTTCAAGTCCCGCCACGGCTCGATCCTGCTGGCCTTCGAAGCCAGCGCCGAAGCCGCCCTTGAGGCCGAAGCGAAAGCGCAGGCCGCCGCCTGA
- a CDS encoding ABC transporter ATP-binding protein: protein MTDVASPKIVVNGVAKRFGPKVVLDGVNLTVDKGQSLVIIGGSGTGKSVLLKCILGILRPDAGRILVDGESVVGLRGKARAQVLDKFGMLFQGAALFDSLSVWRNVSFGLMQGHGLKAKEAKEIAIENLRRVGLTPDVADLRPSELSGGMQKRVGLARAIAAKPEIIFFDEPTTGLDPIMADVINELIVERVRDLGATTLTITHDMASARKIADRIAMLYKGKIIWEGPADQIDNSGNPYVDQFVNGRAEGPIQMDLMKG, encoded by the coding sequence ATGACGGATGTTGCTTCCCCCAAGATCGTCGTCAACGGCGTTGCCAAGCGCTTCGGCCCCAAGGTGGTGCTGGACGGCGTCAACCTCACCGTCGACAAGGGCCAGAGCCTGGTCATCATCGGCGGCTCGGGCACCGGCAAGTCGGTGCTGCTCAAGTGCATCCTGGGCATTCTCCGCCCGGATGCGGGCCGCATCCTCGTCGATGGCGAAAGCGTCGTCGGCCTGCGCGGCAAGGCCCGGGCCCAGGTGCTGGACAAGTTCGGCATGCTGTTCCAGGGCGCGGCGCTGTTCGACAGCCTCTCCGTCTGGCGCAACGTCTCCTTCGGGCTGATGCAGGGCCATGGGCTGAAGGCAAAAGAAGCGAAGGAAATCGCCATCGAGAACCTGCGCCGCGTCGGCCTCACGCCGGATGTGGCCGACCTGCGCCCCTCCGAGCTCTCGGGCGGCATGCAGAAGCGCGTCGGCCTCGCCCGCGCCATCGCCGCCAAGCCGGAGATCATCTTCTTCGATGAGCCCACCACCGGCCTTGATCCCATCATGGCCGATGTCATCAACGAGCTGATCGTCGAGCGCGTGCGCGACCTGGGCGCAACCACCCTCACCATCACCCACGACATGGCCTCCGCCCGCAAGATCGCGGATCGCATCGCCATGCTCTACAAGGGCAAGATCATCTGGGAAGGCCCCGCCGACCAGATCGACAACAGCGGCAACCCCTACGTCGACCAGTTCGTCAACGGCCGCGCCGAAGGCCCCATCCAGATGGACCTGATGAAGGGCTGA
- a CDS encoding polysaccharide pyruvyl transferase family protein, whose protein sequence is MQTSQTAMRVRGYYHRASSGETNFGDDLNALLLPRIFPGIDVGSSGSACPDVILGFGTILNVQTRDALSHHTRKVVFSSGYGYDLGQKGSFRLGDGWEVRSVRGPLTAAALGLEAHAAVTDGAMLAARLLPQSAARGAKPAFMPHITTARFGRGYWEALCARLGLTYLDPRDPIDTLLAQVAEASFLVTEAMHGAILADAYRTPWVALTICDVLPFKWRDWCASLGLDYRPIALPPVWPEQTTGLVGRAKLFYKTRTIERQLARILRDQPVTLSTDAVLADRLDELEARAAAIRADLDMAVQPIEQPAGI, encoded by the coding sequence ATGCAGACCAGCCAAACAGCCATGCGCGTGCGGGGCTATTACCACCGGGCGTCCTCCGGCGAGACCAACTTCGGCGATGATCTCAACGCCCTACTGCTGCCTCGCATCTTTCCGGGCATCGATGTTGGCAGCAGCGGCTCTGCCTGCCCCGATGTCATCCTCGGCTTCGGCACCATCCTCAATGTGCAGACCCGCGATGCCCTCAGCCATCATACGCGCAAGGTCGTCTTCTCCAGCGGCTATGGTTACGATCTCGGCCAGAAGGGCAGCTTCCGGCTGGGTGACGGCTGGGAAGTGCGCTCTGTTCGCGGGCCGCTGACCGCCGCCGCGCTCGGGCTGGAGGCGCATGCAGCCGTCACCGATGGCGCCATGCTCGCCGCCCGCCTGCTGCCCCAGTCCGCAGCCAGGGGCGCAAAGCCCGCGTTCATGCCGCACATCACCACGGCGCGCTTCGGCCGTGGCTACTGGGAAGCTCTCTGCGCCCGGCTGGGCCTCACCTACCTCGACCCGCGCGATCCCATCGATACCCTGCTCGCCCAAGTGGCCGAGGCCTCCTTCCTCGTCACCGAGGCCATGCACGGGGCCATCCTTGCCGATGCCTACCGCACCCCATGGGTGGCGCTCACCATCTGCGATGTCCTGCCCTTCAAGTGGCGGGACTGGTGCGCCTCCCTCGGGCTCGACTACCGCCCCATCGCCCTGCCGCCCGTCTGGCCGGAGCAAACCACCGGGCTCGTCGGCCGCGCCAAGCTGTTCTACAAGACGCGGACGATCGAGCGGCAGCTGGCCCGCATTCTCAGGGACCAGCCTGTCACACTCAGCACGGATGCCGTGCTGGCCGACCGGCTGGACGAGCTGGAGGCCCGCGCCGCCGCCATCCGAGCCGACCTCGACATGGCCGTCCAACCCATCGAGCAACCGGCCGGAATCTGA